From the genome of Callithrix jacchus isolate 240 chromosome 7, calJac240_pri, whole genome shotgun sequence, one region includes:
- the TTC39A gene encoding tetratricopeptide repeat protein 39A isoform X6, with translation MAFLTTWKEAASRKSDRRTPESSLHEALDQCMTALDLFLTNQFSEALSYLKPRTKESMYHSLTYATILEMQAMMTFDPQDILLAGNMMKEAQLLCQRHRRKSSVTDSFSSLVHRPTLGQFTEEEIHAEVCYAECLLQRAALTFLQVSSQGGVVRPRALQDPSHAYRCPLGPGCQHLFLLQDENMVSFIKGGIKVRNSYQTYKELDSLVQSSQYCKGENHRHFEGGVKLGVGAFNLTLSMLPTRILRLLEFVGFSGNKDYGLLQLEEGASGHSFRAVLCVMLLLCYHTFLTFVLGTGNVNIEEAEKLLKPYLNRYPKGAIFLFFSGRIEVIKGNIDAAIRRFEECCEAQQHWKQFHHMCYWELMWCFTYKGQWKMSYFYADLLSKENCWSKATYIYMKAAYLSMFGKEDYKPFGDDEVELFRAVPGLKLKIAGKSLPTEKFAIRKSRRYLSSNPISLPVPALEMMYIWNGYAVIGKQPKLTDGILEIITKAEEMLEKGPENEYSVDDECLVKLLKGLCLKYLGRVQEAEENFRSISASEKKIKYDHYLIPNALLELALLFMEQGRNEEAIKLLESAKQNYKNYSMESRTHFRIQAATLQAKSSLENNRRAMVSSVSL, from the exons AACCAAGGAGAGCATGTACCACTCACTGACGTATGCCACCATCCTGGAGATGCAGGCCATGATGACCTTTGACCCTCAGGACATCCTGCTCGCCGGCAACATGATGAAGGAGGCACAGTTGCTGTGTCAGAG GCACCGGAGGAAGTCTTCAGTAACAGACTCCTTCAGCAGCCTGGTGCACCGCCCCACGCTGGGCCAGTTCACTGAAG AGGAAATCCATGCTGAGGTCTGCTATGCAGAGTGCCTGCTGCAGCGAGCAGCCCTGACCTTCCTGCAG GTTTCCTCACAGGGAGGAGTAGTCAGGCCCAGAGCCTTGCAGGATCCCTCTCACGCCTACAGGTGCCCACTTGGGCCAGGCTGTCAGCATCTTTTCCTCCTGCAGGACGAGAACATGGTGAGCTTCATCAAGGGCGGCATCAAAGTTCGAAACAGCTACCAGACCTACAA GGAGCTGGACAGCCTTGTCCAGTCCTCACAATACTGCAAGGGCGAGAACCACCGGCACTTTGAAGGAGGAGtgaagctgggtgtgggggcctTCAACCTG ACACTGTCCATGCTTCCTACTAGGATCCTGAGGCTGCTGGAGTTTGTGGGGTTTTCAGGAAACAAG GACTATGGGCTGCTGCAGCTGGAGGAAGGTGCGTCGGGCCACAGCTTCCGCGCCGTGCTGTGTGTCATGCTCCTGCTGTGCTACCACACCTTCCTCACCTTTGTGCTCG gtACCGGGAATGTCAACATCGAGGAGGCTGAGAAGCTTTTGAAGCCCTACCTGAATCGGTACCCTAAG GGCGCCATCTTCCTGTTCTTTTCCGGGCGGATTGAAGTCATTAAAGGCAACATTGACGCA GCCATCCGGCGTTTTGAGGAGTGCTGTGAGGCCCAGCAGCACTGGAAGCAGTTCCACCACATGTGCTACTGGGAGCTGATGTGGTGCTTCACCTACAAGGGCCAGTGGAAGATGTCCTACTTCTACGCTGACCTGCTCAGCAAGGAGAACTGCTGGTCCAAG GCCACCTACATCTACATGAAGGCCGCCTACCTCAGCATGTTTGGGAAGGAGGACTACAAGCCGTTTGGGGATGACGAAGTGGAATTATTTAG AGCTGTGCCAGGCCTGAAGCTCAAGATTGCTGGGAAATCTCTACCCACAGAGAAGTTTGCCATCCGGAAGTCCCGGCGCTACCTCTCCTCCAACCCCATCTCGCTGCCAGTGCCTGCTCTG GAAATGATGTACATCTGGAACGGCTATGCTGTGATTGGGAAGCAGCCAAAACTCACGGATGGGATACTTGAGATTATCACCAAGGCTGAAGAGATGCTGGAGAAAGGTCCAG AGAACGAGTACTCAGTGGATGACGAGTGCTTGGTGAAATTGTTGAAAGGCCTGTGTCTGAAATACTTAGGCCGTGTCCAGGAGGCCGAGGAGAATTTTAGGAGCATCTCTGCCAG TGAAAAGAAGATTAAATATGACCACTACTTGATCCCAAATGCCCTGCTGGAGCTGGCCCTGCTATTTATGGAgcaaggcagaaatgaagaggCCATCAAACTCTTGGAATCTGCAAA gcaaaactaCAAGAATTACTCCATGGAGTCAAGGACACATTTTCGAATCCAGGCAGCCACACTCCAAGCCAAGTCTTCCCTAGAGAACAACCGCAGAGCCATGGTCTCATCAGTGTCCTTGTAG
- the TTC39A gene encoding tetratricopeptide repeat protein 39A isoform X8, with the protein MTFPSAPPPILGNTERTPESSLHEALDQCMTALDLFLTNQFSEALSYLKPRTKESMYHSLTYATILEMQAMMTFDPQDILLAGNMMKEAQLLCQRHRRKSSVTDSFSSLVHRPTLGQFTEEEIHAEVCYAECLLQRAALTFLQVSSQGGVVRPRALQDPSHAYRCPLGPGCQHLFLLQDENMVSFIKGGIKVRNSYQTYKELDSLVQSSQYCKGENHRHFEGGVKLGVGAFNLTLSMLPTRILRLLEFVGFSGNKDYGLLQLEEGASGHSFRAVLCVMLLLCYHTFLTFVLGTGNVNIEEAEKLLKPYLNRYPKGAIFLFFSGRIEVIKGNIDAAIRRFEECCEAQQHWKQFHHMCYWELMWCFTYKGQWKMSYFYADLLSKENCWSKATYIYMKAAYLSMFGKEDYKPFGDDEVELFRAVPGLKLKIAGKSLPTEKFAIRKSRRYLSSNPISLPVPALEMMYIWNGYAVIGKQPKLTDGILEIITKAEEMLEKGPENEYSVDDECLVKLLKGLCLKYLGRVQEAEENFRSISASEKKIKYDHYLIPNALLELALLFMEQGRNEEAIKLLESAKQNYKNYSMESRTHFRIQAATLQAKSSLENNRRAMVSSVSL; encoded by the exons AACCAAGGAGAGCATGTACCACTCACTGACGTATGCCACCATCCTGGAGATGCAGGCCATGATGACCTTTGACCCTCAGGACATCCTGCTCGCCGGCAACATGATGAAGGAGGCACAGTTGCTGTGTCAGAG GCACCGGAGGAAGTCTTCAGTAACAGACTCCTTCAGCAGCCTGGTGCACCGCCCCACGCTGGGCCAGTTCACTGAAG AGGAAATCCATGCTGAGGTCTGCTATGCAGAGTGCCTGCTGCAGCGAGCAGCCCTGACCTTCCTGCAG GTTTCCTCACAGGGAGGAGTAGTCAGGCCCAGAGCCTTGCAGGATCCCTCTCACGCCTACAGGTGCCCACTTGGGCCAGGCTGTCAGCATCTTTTCCTCCTGCAGGACGAGAACATGGTGAGCTTCATCAAGGGCGGCATCAAAGTTCGAAACAGCTACCAGACCTACAA GGAGCTGGACAGCCTTGTCCAGTCCTCACAATACTGCAAGGGCGAGAACCACCGGCACTTTGAAGGAGGAGtgaagctgggtgtgggggcctTCAACCTG ACACTGTCCATGCTTCCTACTAGGATCCTGAGGCTGCTGGAGTTTGTGGGGTTTTCAGGAAACAAG GACTATGGGCTGCTGCAGCTGGAGGAAGGTGCGTCGGGCCACAGCTTCCGCGCCGTGCTGTGTGTCATGCTCCTGCTGTGCTACCACACCTTCCTCACCTTTGTGCTCG gtACCGGGAATGTCAACATCGAGGAGGCTGAGAAGCTTTTGAAGCCCTACCTGAATCGGTACCCTAAG GGCGCCATCTTCCTGTTCTTTTCCGGGCGGATTGAAGTCATTAAAGGCAACATTGACGCA GCCATCCGGCGTTTTGAGGAGTGCTGTGAGGCCCAGCAGCACTGGAAGCAGTTCCACCACATGTGCTACTGGGAGCTGATGTGGTGCTTCACCTACAAGGGCCAGTGGAAGATGTCCTACTTCTACGCTGACCTGCTCAGCAAGGAGAACTGCTGGTCCAAG GCCACCTACATCTACATGAAGGCCGCCTACCTCAGCATGTTTGGGAAGGAGGACTACAAGCCGTTTGGGGATGACGAAGTGGAATTATTTAG AGCTGTGCCAGGCCTGAAGCTCAAGATTGCTGGGAAATCTCTACCCACAGAGAAGTTTGCCATCCGGAAGTCCCGGCGCTACCTCTCCTCCAACCCCATCTCGCTGCCAGTGCCTGCTCTG GAAATGATGTACATCTGGAACGGCTATGCTGTGATTGGGAAGCAGCCAAAACTCACGGATGGGATACTTGAGATTATCACCAAGGCTGAAGAGATGCTGGAGAAAGGTCCAG AGAACGAGTACTCAGTGGATGACGAGTGCTTGGTGAAATTGTTGAAAGGCCTGTGTCTGAAATACTTAGGCCGTGTCCAGGAGGCCGAGGAGAATTTTAGGAGCATCTCTGCCAG TGAAAAGAAGATTAAATATGACCACTACTTGATCCCAAATGCCCTGCTGGAGCTGGCCCTGCTATTTATGGAgcaaggcagaaatgaagaggCCATCAAACTCTTGGAATCTGCAAA gcaaaactaCAAGAATTACTCCATGGAGTCAAGGACACATTTTCGAATCCAGGCAGCCACACTCCAAGCCAAGTCTTCCCTAGAGAACAACCGCAGAGCCATGGTCTCATCAGTGTCCTTGTAG
- the TTC39A gene encoding tetratricopeptide repeat protein 39A isoform X19 yields MAFLTTWKEAASRKSDRRTPESSLHEALDQCMTALDLFLTNQFSEALSYLKPRTKESMYHSLTYATILEMQAMMTFDPQDILLAGNMMKEAQLLCQRHRRKSSVTDSFSSLVHRPTLGQFTEEEIHAEVCYAECLLQRAALTFLQDENMVSFIKGGIKVRNSYQTYKELDSLVQSSQYCKGENHRHFEGGVKLGVGAFNLTLSMLPTRILRLLEFVGFSGNKDYGLLQLEEGASGHSFRAVLCVMLLLCYHTFLTFVLGTGNVNIEEAEKLLKPYLNRYPKGAIFLFFSGRIEVIKGNIDAATYIYMKAAYLSMFGKEDYKPFGDDEVELFRAVPGLKLKIAGKSLPTEKFAIRKSRRYLSSNPISLPVPALEMMYIWNGYAVIGKQPKLTDGILEIITKAEEMLEKGPENEYSVDDECLVKLLKGLCLKYLGRVQEAEENFRSISASEKKIKYDHYLIPNALLELALLFMEQGRNEEAIKLLESAKQNYKNYSMESRTHFRIQAATLQAKSSLENNRRAMVSSVSL; encoded by the exons AACCAAGGAGAGCATGTACCACTCACTGACGTATGCCACCATCCTGGAGATGCAGGCCATGATGACCTTTGACCCTCAGGACATCCTGCTCGCCGGCAACATGATGAAGGAGGCACAGTTGCTGTGTCAGAG GCACCGGAGGAAGTCTTCAGTAACAGACTCCTTCAGCAGCCTGGTGCACCGCCCCACGCTGGGCCAGTTCACTGAAG AGGAAATCCATGCTGAGGTCTGCTATGCAGAGTGCCTGCTGCAGCGAGCAGCCCTGACCTTCCTGCAG GACGAGAACATGGTGAGCTTCATCAAGGGCGGCATCAAAGTTCGAAACAGCTACCAGACCTACAA GGAGCTGGACAGCCTTGTCCAGTCCTCACAATACTGCAAGGGCGAGAACCACCGGCACTTTGAAGGAGGAGtgaagctgggtgtgggggcctTCAACCTG ACACTGTCCATGCTTCCTACTAGGATCCTGAGGCTGCTGGAGTTTGTGGGGTTTTCAGGAAACAAG GACTATGGGCTGCTGCAGCTGGAGGAAGGTGCGTCGGGCCACAGCTTCCGCGCCGTGCTGTGTGTCATGCTCCTGCTGTGCTACCACACCTTCCTCACCTTTGTGCTCG gtACCGGGAATGTCAACATCGAGGAGGCTGAGAAGCTTTTGAAGCCCTACCTGAATCGGTACCCTAAG GGCGCCATCTTCCTGTTCTTTTCCGGGCGGATTGAAGTCATTAAAGGCAACATTGACGCA GCCACCTACATCTACATGAAGGCCGCCTACCTCAGCATGTTTGGGAAGGAGGACTACAAGCCGTTTGGGGATGACGAAGTGGAATTATTTAG AGCTGTGCCAGGCCTGAAGCTCAAGATTGCTGGGAAATCTCTACCCACAGAGAAGTTTGCCATCCGGAAGTCCCGGCGCTACCTCTCCTCCAACCCCATCTCGCTGCCAGTGCCTGCTCTG GAAATGATGTACATCTGGAACGGCTATGCTGTGATTGGGAAGCAGCCAAAACTCACGGATGGGATACTTGAGATTATCACCAAGGCTGAAGAGATGCTGGAGAAAGGTCCAG AGAACGAGTACTCAGTGGATGACGAGTGCTTGGTGAAATTGTTGAAAGGCCTGTGTCTGAAATACTTAGGCCGTGTCCAGGAGGCCGAGGAGAATTTTAGGAGCATCTCTGCCAG TGAAAAGAAGATTAAATATGACCACTACTTGATCCCAAATGCCCTGCTGGAGCTGGCCCTGCTATTTATGGAgcaaggcagaaatgaagaggCCATCAAACTCTTGGAATCTGCAAA gcaaaactaCAAGAATTACTCCATGGAGTCAAGGACACATTTTCGAATCCAGGCAGCCACACTCCAAGCCAAGTCTTCCCTAGAGAACAACCGCAGAGCCATGGTCTCATCAGTGTCCTTGTAG
- the TTC39A gene encoding tetratricopeptide repeat protein 39A isoform X5, translating to MGQKGHKDSLYPCGGTPESSLHEALDQCMTALDLFLTNQFSEALSYLKPRTKESMYHSLTYATILEMQAMMTFDPQDILLAGNMMKEAQLLCQRHRRKSSVTDSFSSLVHRPTLGQFTEEEIHAEVCYAECLLQRAALTFLQDENMVSFIKGGIKVRNSYQTYKELDSLVQSSQYCKGENHRHFEGGVKLGVGAFNLTLSMLPTRILRLLEFVGFSGNKDYGLLQLEEGASGHSFRAVLCVMLLLCYHTFLTFVLGTGNVNIEEAEKLLKPYLNRYPKGAIFLFFSGRIEVIKGNIDAAIRRFEECCEAQQHWKQFHHMCYWELMWCFTYKGQWKMSYFYADLLSKENCWSKATYIYMKAAYLSMFGKEDYKPFGDDEVELFRAVPGLKLKIAGKSLPTEKFAIRKSRRYLSSNPISLPVPALEMMYIWNGYAVIGKQPKLTDGILEIITKAEEMLEKGPENEYSVDDECLVKLLKGLCLKYLGRVQEAEENFRSISASEKKIKYDHYLIPNALLELALLFMEQGRNEEAIKLLESAKQNYKNYSMESRTHFRIQAATLQAKSSLENNRRAMVSSVSL from the exons AACCAAGGAGAGCATGTACCACTCACTGACGTATGCCACCATCCTGGAGATGCAGGCCATGATGACCTTTGACCCTCAGGACATCCTGCTCGCCGGCAACATGATGAAGGAGGCACAGTTGCTGTGTCAGAG GCACCGGAGGAAGTCTTCAGTAACAGACTCCTTCAGCAGCCTGGTGCACCGCCCCACGCTGGGCCAGTTCACTGAAG AGGAAATCCATGCTGAGGTCTGCTATGCAGAGTGCCTGCTGCAGCGAGCAGCCCTGACCTTCCTGCAG GACGAGAACATGGTGAGCTTCATCAAGGGCGGCATCAAAGTTCGAAACAGCTACCAGACCTACAA GGAGCTGGACAGCCTTGTCCAGTCCTCACAATACTGCAAGGGCGAGAACCACCGGCACTTTGAAGGAGGAGtgaagctgggtgtgggggcctTCAACCTG ACACTGTCCATGCTTCCTACTAGGATCCTGAGGCTGCTGGAGTTTGTGGGGTTTTCAGGAAACAAG GACTATGGGCTGCTGCAGCTGGAGGAAGGTGCGTCGGGCCACAGCTTCCGCGCCGTGCTGTGTGTCATGCTCCTGCTGTGCTACCACACCTTCCTCACCTTTGTGCTCG gtACCGGGAATGTCAACATCGAGGAGGCTGAGAAGCTTTTGAAGCCCTACCTGAATCGGTACCCTAAG GGCGCCATCTTCCTGTTCTTTTCCGGGCGGATTGAAGTCATTAAAGGCAACATTGACGCA GCCATCCGGCGTTTTGAGGAGTGCTGTGAGGCCCAGCAGCACTGGAAGCAGTTCCACCACATGTGCTACTGGGAGCTGATGTGGTGCTTCACCTACAAGGGCCAGTGGAAGATGTCCTACTTCTACGCTGACCTGCTCAGCAAGGAGAACTGCTGGTCCAAG GCCACCTACATCTACATGAAGGCCGCCTACCTCAGCATGTTTGGGAAGGAGGACTACAAGCCGTTTGGGGATGACGAAGTGGAATTATTTAG AGCTGTGCCAGGCCTGAAGCTCAAGATTGCTGGGAAATCTCTACCCACAGAGAAGTTTGCCATCCGGAAGTCCCGGCGCTACCTCTCCTCCAACCCCATCTCGCTGCCAGTGCCTGCTCTG GAAATGATGTACATCTGGAACGGCTATGCTGTGATTGGGAAGCAGCCAAAACTCACGGATGGGATACTTGAGATTATCACCAAGGCTGAAGAGATGCTGGAGAAAGGTCCAG AGAACGAGTACTCAGTGGATGACGAGTGCTTGGTGAAATTGTTGAAAGGCCTGTGTCTGAAATACTTAGGCCGTGTCCAGGAGGCCGAGGAGAATTTTAGGAGCATCTCTGCCAG TGAAAAGAAGATTAAATATGACCACTACTTGATCCCAAATGCCCTGCTGGAGCTGGCCCTGCTATTTATGGAgcaaggcagaaatgaagaggCCATCAAACTCTTGGAATCTGCAAA gcaaaactaCAAGAATTACTCCATGGAGTCAAGGACACATTTTCGAATCCAGGCAGCCACACTCCAAGCCAAGTCTTCCCTAGAGAACAACCGCAGAGCCATGGTCTCATCAGTGTCCTTGTAG
- the TTC39A gene encoding tetratricopeptide repeat protein 39A isoform X16 produces the protein MGQKGHKDSLYPCGGTPESSLHEALDQCMTALDLFLTNQFSEALSYLKPRTKESMYHSLTYATILEMQAMMTFDPQDILLAGNMMKEAQLLCQRHRRKSSVTDSFSSLVHRPTLGQFTEEEIHAEVCYAECLLQRAALTFLQDENMVSFIKGGIKVRNSYQTYKELDSLVQSSQYCKGENHRHFEGGVKLGVGAFNLTLSMLPTRILRLLEFVGFSGNKDYGLLQLEEGASGHSFRAVLCVMLLLCYHTFLTFVLGTGNVNIEEAEKLLKPYLNRYPKGAIFLFFSGRIEVIKGNIDAATYIYMKAAYLSMFGKEDYKPFGDDEVELFRAVPGLKLKIAGKSLPTEKFAIRKSRRYLSSNPISLPVPALEMMYIWNGYAVIGKQPKLTDGILEIITKAEEMLEKGPENEYSVDDECLVKLLKGLCLKYLGRVQEAEENFRSISASEKKIKYDHYLIPNALLELALLFMEQGRNEEAIKLLESAKQNYKNYSMESRTHFRIQAATLQAKSSLENNRRAMVSSVSL, from the exons AACCAAGGAGAGCATGTACCACTCACTGACGTATGCCACCATCCTGGAGATGCAGGCCATGATGACCTTTGACCCTCAGGACATCCTGCTCGCCGGCAACATGATGAAGGAGGCACAGTTGCTGTGTCAGAG GCACCGGAGGAAGTCTTCAGTAACAGACTCCTTCAGCAGCCTGGTGCACCGCCCCACGCTGGGCCAGTTCACTGAAG AGGAAATCCATGCTGAGGTCTGCTATGCAGAGTGCCTGCTGCAGCGAGCAGCCCTGACCTTCCTGCAG GACGAGAACATGGTGAGCTTCATCAAGGGCGGCATCAAAGTTCGAAACAGCTACCAGACCTACAA GGAGCTGGACAGCCTTGTCCAGTCCTCACAATACTGCAAGGGCGAGAACCACCGGCACTTTGAAGGAGGAGtgaagctgggtgtgggggcctTCAACCTG ACACTGTCCATGCTTCCTACTAGGATCCTGAGGCTGCTGGAGTTTGTGGGGTTTTCAGGAAACAAG GACTATGGGCTGCTGCAGCTGGAGGAAGGTGCGTCGGGCCACAGCTTCCGCGCCGTGCTGTGTGTCATGCTCCTGCTGTGCTACCACACCTTCCTCACCTTTGTGCTCG gtACCGGGAATGTCAACATCGAGGAGGCTGAGAAGCTTTTGAAGCCCTACCTGAATCGGTACCCTAAG GGCGCCATCTTCCTGTTCTTTTCCGGGCGGATTGAAGTCATTAAAGGCAACATTGACGCA GCCACCTACATCTACATGAAGGCCGCCTACCTCAGCATGTTTGGGAAGGAGGACTACAAGCCGTTTGGGGATGACGAAGTGGAATTATTTAG AGCTGTGCCAGGCCTGAAGCTCAAGATTGCTGGGAAATCTCTACCCACAGAGAAGTTTGCCATCCGGAAGTCCCGGCGCTACCTCTCCTCCAACCCCATCTCGCTGCCAGTGCCTGCTCTG GAAATGATGTACATCTGGAACGGCTATGCTGTGATTGGGAAGCAGCCAAAACTCACGGATGGGATACTTGAGATTATCACCAAGGCTGAAGAGATGCTGGAGAAAGGTCCAG AGAACGAGTACTCAGTGGATGACGAGTGCTTGGTGAAATTGTTGAAAGGCCTGTGTCTGAAATACTTAGGCCGTGTCCAGGAGGCCGAGGAGAATTTTAGGAGCATCTCTGCCAG TGAAAAGAAGATTAAATATGACCACTACTTGATCCCAAATGCCCTGCTGGAGCTGGCCCTGCTATTTATGGAgcaaggcagaaatgaagaggCCATCAAACTCTTGGAATCTGCAAA gcaaaactaCAAGAATTACTCCATGGAGTCAAGGACACATTTTCGAATCCAGGCAGCCACACTCCAAGCCAAGTCTTCCCTAGAGAACAACCGCAGAGCCATGGTCTCATCAGTGTCCTTGTAG
- the TTC39A gene encoding tetratricopeptide repeat protein 39A isoform X9 has protein sequence MTSADASGALPAGTPESSLHEALDQCMTALDLFLTNQFSEALSYLKPRTKESMYHSLTYATILEMQAMMTFDPQDILLAGNMMKEAQLLCQRHRRKSSVTDSFSSLVHRPTLGQFTEEEIHAEVCYAECLLQRAALTFLQVSSQGGVVRPRALQDPSHAYRCPLGPGCQHLFLLQDENMVSFIKGGIKVRNSYQTYKELDSLVQSSQYCKGENHRHFEGGVKLGVGAFNLTLSMLPTRILRLLEFVGFSGNKDYGLLQLEEGASGHSFRAVLCVMLLLCYHTFLTFVLGTGNVNIEEAEKLLKPYLNRYPKGAIFLFFSGRIEVIKGNIDAAIRRFEECCEAQQHWKQFHHMCYWELMWCFTYKGQWKMSYFYADLLSKENCWSKATYIYMKAAYLSMFGKEDYKPFGDDEVELFRAVPGLKLKIAGKSLPTEKFAIRKSRRYLSSNPISLPVPALEMMYIWNGYAVIGKQPKLTDGILEIITKAEEMLEKGPENEYSVDDECLVKLLKGLCLKYLGRVQEAEENFRSISASEKKIKYDHYLIPNALLELALLFMEQGRNEEAIKLLESAKQNYKNYSMESRTHFRIQAATLQAKSSLENNRRAMVSSVSL, from the exons AACCAAGGAGAGCATGTACCACTCACTGACGTATGCCACCATCCTGGAGATGCAGGCCATGATGACCTTTGACCCTCAGGACATCCTGCTCGCCGGCAACATGATGAAGGAGGCACAGTTGCTGTGTCAGAG GCACCGGAGGAAGTCTTCAGTAACAGACTCCTTCAGCAGCCTGGTGCACCGCCCCACGCTGGGCCAGTTCACTGAAG AGGAAATCCATGCTGAGGTCTGCTATGCAGAGTGCCTGCTGCAGCGAGCAGCCCTGACCTTCCTGCAG GTTTCCTCACAGGGAGGAGTAGTCAGGCCCAGAGCCTTGCAGGATCCCTCTCACGCCTACAGGTGCCCACTTGGGCCAGGCTGTCAGCATCTTTTCCTCCTGCAGGACGAGAACATGGTGAGCTTCATCAAGGGCGGCATCAAAGTTCGAAACAGCTACCAGACCTACAA GGAGCTGGACAGCCTTGTCCAGTCCTCACAATACTGCAAGGGCGAGAACCACCGGCACTTTGAAGGAGGAGtgaagctgggtgtgggggcctTCAACCTG ACACTGTCCATGCTTCCTACTAGGATCCTGAGGCTGCTGGAGTTTGTGGGGTTTTCAGGAAACAAG GACTATGGGCTGCTGCAGCTGGAGGAAGGTGCGTCGGGCCACAGCTTCCGCGCCGTGCTGTGTGTCATGCTCCTGCTGTGCTACCACACCTTCCTCACCTTTGTGCTCG gtACCGGGAATGTCAACATCGAGGAGGCTGAGAAGCTTTTGAAGCCCTACCTGAATCGGTACCCTAAG GGCGCCATCTTCCTGTTCTTTTCCGGGCGGATTGAAGTCATTAAAGGCAACATTGACGCA GCCATCCGGCGTTTTGAGGAGTGCTGTGAGGCCCAGCAGCACTGGAAGCAGTTCCACCACATGTGCTACTGGGAGCTGATGTGGTGCTTCACCTACAAGGGCCAGTGGAAGATGTCCTACTTCTACGCTGACCTGCTCAGCAAGGAGAACTGCTGGTCCAAG GCCACCTACATCTACATGAAGGCCGCCTACCTCAGCATGTTTGGGAAGGAGGACTACAAGCCGTTTGGGGATGACGAAGTGGAATTATTTAG AGCTGTGCCAGGCCTGAAGCTCAAGATTGCTGGGAAATCTCTACCCACAGAGAAGTTTGCCATCCGGAAGTCCCGGCGCTACCTCTCCTCCAACCCCATCTCGCTGCCAGTGCCTGCTCTG GAAATGATGTACATCTGGAACGGCTATGCTGTGATTGGGAAGCAGCCAAAACTCACGGATGGGATACTTGAGATTATCACCAAGGCTGAAGAGATGCTGGAGAAAGGTCCAG AGAACGAGTACTCAGTGGATGACGAGTGCTTGGTGAAATTGTTGAAAGGCCTGTGTCTGAAATACTTAGGCCGTGTCCAGGAGGCCGAGGAGAATTTTAGGAGCATCTCTGCCAG TGAAAAGAAGATTAAATATGACCACTACTTGATCCCAAATGCCCTGCTGGAGCTGGCCCTGCTATTTATGGAgcaaggcagaaatgaagaggCCATCAAACTCTTGGAATCTGCAAA gcaaaactaCAAGAATTACTCCATGGAGTCAAGGACACATTTTCGAATCCAGGCAGCCACACTCCAAGCCAAGTCTTCCCTAGAGAACAACCGCAGAGCCATGGTCTCATCAGTGTCCTTGTAG